The window GAACTGCCGTTATGGAAACCACTGCAGGCTGGAAATCGATCTGGAAGAAGATATCATGAATTTAAAAACAGCTAAATTTATCCTTCAGCCCATTGTGGAAAATGCCATTATCCATGGATATGACAAGGATAGGGAAGAAATCCTGATCCGGATTTACGGGTTTACGGAGGAGGGCAGCCTTAATATCTATGTAGAGGATGACGGAGTGGGCATTTCCCCTAATGTCATCAGGCAGTTTGAGGCCTCCCGAAAGGGCAGGGTAAAGGAGAGCAAGCTGACAGGTATCGGAATCAAAAATGTGGACGAGTATATCCGGATTACATTTGGCAATGAATATGGGCTGACCATAGAAAGCCTTAAAACCCGGGGGACGGTGGTATTGTTCACCCTTCCGGTAATCAGAGAGGAGAAAACAGGGGATGAAGAGGGTAATGATTGTGGATGATGAGGTTTTGGTGCGCCTGGGAATCCAGTCATTGATCAAATGGGAGAACCATGGATACCGGATCGTCTGTGACGCATCGGACGGGGCAGAGGCGCTTCAAAAGATCAGGCAGTACCAGCCGGATATCGTTCTCACGGACTTAAAGATGAGCCCAATGGATGGCTTTGAGCTGATTTCAGAGTGCAGGGAAAAGTATCCTCACATCCAGTTTATTGTCTTAAGCAGCTATAATGATTTTGACAACGTAAGAAGTGCCATGAAAATGGGGGCTTTTGATTATGTTTTTAAATTGACGGTAAAGCCGGAGGAGCTGCTGAAGGTCATGGATGAGGCCGCTTCCCTTGGGAAAGGGACAGAGACGGCCCAGGAAACCACTTCCCTGGCTGAAAGGAATTTAGAAGTCATAAAAAAGGGATTGTTTAAAAGGATCTTAAACTCAGAAACCTTTTTAAATAAATATTTGGAGGAGCTGACAAAGCTGCCTCTTGCCATAAGCTTTGACCGGCCCTTCTGCATTCTCTCCGTTACCATCGATGATTTTAAGGTGGTGAGAAAAAAAGGGGATTTCATGGATTTGGAGCTTCTGATCTTTACCATGGATAATATCCTTGGGGAGCTGTTTGGACGCCATCACCGGGCGGAGGTGTTCCAGTATGGGGAATATGATTTTGCCGTGGCCGTAAACCGGGAAGAAGGTCAGGACCATCAGGCCTTTTTTATGTCAATGGAAAAGGAGTTTGGAATCTTTGCCAGCTGTGCCAGGCAGTATTACGGTCTGGAGGTGAGCGGAGCATTGAGCAGGGAACGTACGGGAATCCAGGGGTTAAAAGATGCCGTTGCCCAGAACCGGGATACCCTGAAAATGCGCTTTTTTTCGGAGCCTGGAAAACTTCATCCATATGAGAAAACCATCAGGGAAAGGGCTGTCCTTCCTCCTGAATTTCACAGCTCTGTTGTAGAGGGGCTGGCAGCGGAACACGATTTTTACGGGATCAGAAAATTCATGGAAGAATATTTTTGTTTTTTAAAAGAAAAGAACCGGTGGGAGCCGGAGGAAATCCGCTATTTACTGAGAAAGACTTATGGAGCTCTGGCCGCTTCCTTTGCCCGCAGCAAAGCTGACATCGACATGTTTTTAGATAAAAACGGAATAAATATGGAGACTTCCATCAATGATTATACGTATCTGGAAAAAATCAGGCAATCAATATTAGAGCTGGTGGAGCAGTATAAAAAGGAGTATGAATCAAACAGCGGCAGGATATTGCGAAAAGAGGTTGCCGAGGCAAAGAGCTTTGTCAGAAGCCATATGAAGGAAGAACTGCAGGTTGCGGACATTGCTGCCATGGTGAACATGAGCGGAAGCTATTTTTCTCACGTATTTAAAAAGGAGGAAGGGATCAGCTTTTTGGAATATGTATACCGGGTGAGAATGGAGCATGCCAGATACTTACTGGAAAGCAGCGATTTAAAGGTAAATGAGATCGCGGATGAGGTTGGGATTGTTAATCCCAATTATTTCAGCACACAGTTTAAAAAGAGTGTGGGGCAGTCTCCTTTGGAATACCGCCAGGCACGATTGAAAAAGACAGAGGAAAATAGCAGGATTTGAAAGAAAAACAGCAGGATTTGAAAGAAAAACAGCAGGATTTTAGAGCATTGACAAAAAAGAGGAATCAAGAGAGCCGTAAATCGAAAAAATTGGAAGAAAGACAGCAGGCAGAGAGATATCACTTGCCTGCTGTTTTTGCTATAGTATAGTCAGTTGTTATAGTTTAAGCATGCCATTCATTATCTGGCGGATAGAATATATCTCCGAAAGGCATATGTGGGAACTAAATCAAAATTATTGGAGGAAGATACAATGAGAAAGTGGAAAAAATTAGGGGCACTTGGCATGGCATCTCTCATGGCAATGTCAGTGCTGGCCGGCTGTCAGAGCGGCCAGAAGACGGAACAGGTGACTACGTCGGCAGAGACAGCAAAAACGGAAGGAGCAAAAACAGAGGAGCCAAAAGCAGGTAACGGAGAACCTGTGGTTTTGCGGATGTGGGGAGGCGTTCCGGCTGAAGCCGGGCCTCAGGCGGTTTGCGACAACTTCAACCAGCTGTACAAGGATAAAGGAATTCAGGTTGAGTACGAGCGGTTTGTAAATGATGATACAGGAAATTTAAAATTGGAAACCAATCTTCTCTCAGGAGACGGAGTGGATCTTTATATGACCTACACCACCGATGTCCTGACAAAGCGGGCGGATGGAAACATGGCGCTGGATCTTTCGGAGTTGATTGCCCGGGATGATTTCCAGCTGACAAAATATTTTGGAACTCTGGCCGAAGCATATTACATTAACGGGAAGCCTTATTCCATTCCCACAAAGCTGGATCAGTACGGAATCGTATTAAATCAAGACATGTTTGAAGCGGCTGGGATCGAAGTTCCCACGGAATGGACCTTTGAGGAATTCCGGGAGATAGCCAAAAAGCTTACTCATGGAGAAGGTCAGGATAAGGTTTACGGCATGTTCTGGAATTCCCAGCAGGATCTGACCTACCTTTTCAGCTATTTAGCAACCCAGACCAACGGCGGAGATCCAATGTATAAAAGTGACAAGGAAACCAGCTTTGACGATCCGGTGGTGCTTAAATCCGTTGAGCTGATCAATAATATGATGAATGTGGATAAAACATCTCCTACACATACGGATTCCGTAACCCAGAAGCTGTCCCAGGAAAGCATGTTCCTGACAGGAAAATCCGCCATGACGGTGGGACCGTGGATTGTAAGAAGCGTTAAAGATCAGGCCAGCTATCCTCATGACTTTAAGACGGCATTTGCTCCTTATCCGGTGGTGGAAGAGGGACAGAGAAAATACACCCAGGGCGGCTATGGAGATCATCTGTGCATTAATCCAAAATCCCAGAACATTGACGCTGCATGGGAATTTGCAAAGTGGTATGCAACCGAGGGAATGCTTCCTGTGGTAGAAGGCGGACGTGTGCCTGCTTCCAATACCTATAACGCCCTGGAAGTGACCGAGGCGTTTGTCATGGGAGCAGAGGATTATCTGGATGCAGAAACCACCCAGAAGATACTCATAACACCAGCCGAGAATTATGCGGTTCCATCCATTACCAATCATATTGCGGAGGTAAAGAAAATCGCAGTCGAGGAGCTGGAAGGTATCTTTATCGGAAAGCAGTCAGTGGAAGATGGAATGAAAAAGGCCAAAGCAAGGGCAGATGAGCTTTTGCAAAAATAATCAGAGGCAAAATTCCCGGGGATGCCGCAAAGAAAACGGCAGCCCCGGGGAAAAAAAAGAAACACCCTTCGGGTGTACCTGGATGCTCAAATATTTGAGAAAAAAAGAAGAAAGGAGGGAACCGCTGATCATGAAGAAAATCAGGCTTAGCAAACAGTTAAAAATAGATTTGACAGGCTATGCTTTCATACTGCCTAATATCATCGGTGTATGTCTTTTCACCCTGTTTCCCATGATCTTTTCCCTGATCATCAGCTTTACGGACTGGGATTATACCAAAGGGATCGGCAACTGGAACTTTATCGGACTTATAAATTTTGTCGAAATGTGGCAGGATGAATGGTTTACCAGTTCCCTGATTAACACCATAATTTTTGCGGTGGGAGTGGTGCCGGTGACAGTTTTCCTGGCACTGGTGCTGGCGGTCATCATCGATAAATACTGCGTTGCCAGACTTCCCATGAGGCTGGCGCTTTTTATGCCCTATATATCCAATATTGTGGCGGTTGCCATTGTATGGGTGATGATGTACTCCCCCTGGGGACCATTCACCCAGTTGGTAAAGTTCTTTGGGGTGGAAAACCCTCCCCAGTGGCTTGGAGACACAACCTGGGCTCTGCCGGCGTTGATGCTCATGACCGTATGGTCGGGAGTAGGATATGCCAATATGATCTATACGTCAGCACTTCAGGGGCTTCCCCAGGATGTGTATGAGGCTGCGGACATTGACGGAGCAAATGAAGTTCAGAAGTTTTTTAGGCTTACGATCCCGTTTTTGTCACCAACCACCTTTTTCCTGATCATTACAACGTTTATCACCTCCTTTCAGGTGTTTGCGCCCATACAGATCATGACAAGGGGCGGCCCAGGAACGGCCACCAATGTGCTGGTTTACTATATTTACACTTCAGCCTTTACCTTCTACAAGATGGGATATGCCTCCGCCATGTCGTGGATATTATTCTTGATTTTATTTGGTATAACCATGTTCCAATGGGCAGGGCAGAAAAAATGGGTCAGCTATTAGAGGAAACACCCTGCGGGTATACCTGTATGCCCAAAAGGCATGGGCTATAGAGAGGAAAGGAGGCGGATGGAATGAAAAAATATCAACGGATCATCTTAAGGGTCCTGTTTACCGTAGTCATAGGGGCTCTGGCTGTCTCCATGGTTACCCCGTTTTTATGGATGCTCTCAGCATCAATGAAGCTTCCGCTGGATGTCATGAAGCTGCCGATTGAATGGATACCAAAATATTTTTATCCGGATAACTACAAGAAAGTGTGGAATGTGGGGGGCCTGGCAGCAAGGGATTACCATTTTGGCCTGGCATACTGGAACTCCATAAAGATCGCCGTCATCAATCTGACGGGATCGGTGCTTACCAGCACACTGGCGGGATATGCCTTTGCCAAAATAAAGTTCAGGGGGCGAAATGTTCTGTTCCTGATCTATCTGGCTACCATGATGATCCCCAGCCAGGTAACGCTGATTCCCAAGTTTGTTATGTTCAACAAAATGGGGCTGACCGGAACTCACTTAACCCTCATCCTGCCGGGACTGATTACCATCACAGGCACATTTCTCATGCGCCAGTATTTTATGCAGATCCCCGATGAACTGAGGGAGTCGGCAAGGGTGGACGGCGCCCACGAGTTTCTCATTTGGTTAAAGATCATGGTGCCCATTGCAAAACCCAATATGGCGTCTCTTGCAATGGTGGTGTTCCTTTGGAACTGGAACAGTTATCTGGAGCCTCTGGTATTTTTAAGCGACTGGAGAATGTATACAATTCCCATTGCCCTTACGAATTTTATT of the Lacrimispora indolis DSM 755 genome contains:
- a CDS encoding carbohydrate ABC transporter permease, with product MKKYQRIILRVLFTVVIGALAVSMVTPFLWMLSASMKLPLDVMKLPIEWIPKYFYPDNYKKVWNVGGLAARDYHFGLAYWNSIKIAVINLTGSVLTSTLAGYAFAKIKFRGRNVLFLIYLATMMIPSQVTLIPKFVMFNKMGLTGTHLTLILPGLITITGTFLMRQYFMQIPDELRESARVDGAHEFLIWLKIMVPIAKPNMASLAMVVFLWNWNSYLEPLVFLSDWRMYTIPIALTNFIEESVTEYNLVMAAAASALIPAFLVFLLGQKFLVKGLVAGAVKG
- a CDS encoding ABC transporter substrate-binding protein, translated to MRKWKKLGALGMASLMAMSVLAGCQSGQKTEQVTTSAETAKTEGAKTEEPKAGNGEPVVLRMWGGVPAEAGPQAVCDNFNQLYKDKGIQVEYERFVNDDTGNLKLETNLLSGDGVDLYMTYTTDVLTKRADGNMALDLSELIARDDFQLTKYFGTLAEAYYINGKPYSIPTKLDQYGIVLNQDMFEAAGIEVPTEWTFEEFREIAKKLTHGEGQDKVYGMFWNSQQDLTYLFSYLATQTNGGDPMYKSDKETSFDDPVVLKSVELINNMMNVDKTSPTHTDSVTQKLSQESMFLTGKSAMTVGPWIVRSVKDQASYPHDFKTAFAPYPVVEEGQRKYTQGGYGDHLCINPKSQNIDAAWEFAKWYATEGMLPVVEGGRVPASNTYNALEVTEAFVMGAEDYLDAETTQKILITPAENYAVPSITNHIAEVKKIAVEELEGIFIGKQSVEDGMKKAKARADELLQK
- a CDS encoding carbohydrate ABC transporter permease, whose translation is MKKIRLSKQLKIDLTGYAFILPNIIGVCLFTLFPMIFSLIISFTDWDYTKGIGNWNFIGLINFVEMWQDEWFTSSLINTIIFAVGVVPVTVFLALVLAVIIDKYCVARLPMRLALFMPYISNIVAVAIVWVMMYSPWGPFTQLVKFFGVENPPQWLGDTTWALPALMLMTVWSGVGYANMIYTSALQGLPQDVYEAADIDGANEVQKFFRLTIPFLSPTTFFLIITTFITSFQVFAPIQIMTRGGPGTATNVLVYYIYTSAFTFYKMGYASAMSWILFLILFGITMFQWAGQKKWVSY
- a CDS encoding response regulator transcription factor; protein product: MKRVMIVDDEVLVRLGIQSLIKWENHGYRIVCDASDGAEALQKIRQYQPDIVLTDLKMSPMDGFELISECREKYPHIQFIVLSSYNDFDNVRSAMKMGAFDYVFKLTVKPEELLKVMDEAASLGKGTETAQETTSLAERNLEVIKKGLFKRILNSETFLNKYLEELTKLPLAISFDRPFCILSVTIDDFKVVRKKGDFMDLELLIFTMDNILGELFGRHHRAEVFQYGEYDFAVAVNREEGQDHQAFFMSMEKEFGIFASCARQYYGLEVSGALSRERTGIQGLKDAVAQNRDTLKMRFFSEPGKLHPYEKTIRERAVLPPEFHSSVVEGLAAEHDFYGIRKFMEEYFCFLKEKNRWEPEEIRYLLRKTYGALAASFARSKADIDMFLDKNGINMETSINDYTYLEKIRQSILELVEQYKKEYESNSGRILRKEVAEAKSFVRSHMKEELQVADIAAMVNMSGSYFSHVFKKEEGISFLEYVYRVRMEHARYLLESSDLKVNEIADEVGIVNPNYFSTQFKKSVGQSPLEYRQARLKKTEENSRI